The segment ATGGCCATCGGCGCAGTGATTCGTGGTGAAACAAGCCACTACGACGTGGTGGTGAACGCCTCTACCGGCGGTGTTGCTAGCATCGCTGCCGAGGGCAAACTGCCGGTGATTCTCGGAATTCTCACGACCGATACCGTTGACCAGGCGATGAACCGCGCTGGCCTCAAGGCGGGAAACCTCGGTGCCAACTGGGCATCTACCGCCGTCGAAATGGCAAACCTCTATAAGTCCATCTAACAAATAAAGACTACGATTATGCAAAAAAGTTTTCGACCAGCCCGCGTCTTTGCCATGCAACTCCTGTATGCCATGGAAATCACGGGCCAGACAGTGGGTGAGGCGCTTCCGGGAGTCCTCGAAGGCCAGCCCATTGATGACGAACAGAAAAAGTATGGAATGAAACTTGTGGACCTGGTGCTTGCCCATCGCGCAGAACTCGATGAGGAAATCAAGACGGCGACCGTCCATTGGGAAATCGAACGCATGGCATGCCTCGACCGCATCGTCATCCGTATTGCCATGGTGGAACTGCTCTACATAACCGAGACGCCTATCAAGGTGGTGCTCTCGGAAGCAATCCAGATTTCGGGCAAGTTTAGCACGGAAGATTCGGGCTCGTTTGTGAATGGTCTTCTTACAGGTTTTATGCAGAAGCGCAACATTGTCGTAGGTTCGACGAAGGGAGGAAAAAAGAATGATTAAGGAAAAATGGATGAAGCATATTTTTGCGGGTATCACGGGCCTTGTCGCCCTGATCGTTTACTCGCTTACGATGGCTCCTACGGTAAGTTTTTGGGACTGCGGTGAGTTCGTTGCCTGTGCAAACACGCTGGGCATTCCGCATCCTCCTGGAACGCCGTTCTTTGTCTTCTTTGCCCGTGCCGTCATCGTGATTCTCCCGTTCGTGGGTGAAATCGCGAAGCGCGTGAACTACATCTCGGTGTTCAGTTCCGCGGCGACTGTCTATATTACGGCGCTGTTCGCCTGGGAATTCCTCGCTACCGTCCTCAAGACGGACGCTCTTGCCGAGAAGATTTCCGGAAAGGTCCGCAACATCGTGCTTGCGACTTCCGCTCTCGTTGCCGGCTTCCTCCTGACGTTCTCCGACACGTTCTGGTTCAATGCCGTCGAAGCCGAAGTCTATGGCCTCGCGATGTTCATCTTGATGCTCATCTCTTACCTCGGTCTCGTCTGGTACAACAAGCGCGAAGATTCTTCGAGTGACCGCATCCTTATCTTTATCTGCTACATCGCGTTCCTCGGCGTGGGTGCCCACCTTTACACGATGCTTACCGTTCCGGCGGTTTTCGTGCTCATGCTCGTTGCCCAGCCTAAGAAGATTTTTGAACGCCTGCCCATCTGGATTACGGGTACGCTCCTCTGTTCCGTAATCTACATGGTGTCTGCATTTATCGAAATTTCGCTCGTGTGCCTTGTGGTGCTTGCGATTTTCACTGTCGTGAAGCCGTTCTCCCCGAAGATGAACCATGCGGTCAAGCTCTCGCTCGCCTTTGCGTTCTTCGCCCTGATTGGCTACAGCACGCACCTCTACATTCCTATCCGTTCGGAACTCAACCCGATTATCGACGAGAACGACCCGGAAATCAACATTCGCGATGACGAGGGCAACCTTCAGCTCGGTAACCTGTTCAAGAGCGGCAACTGGGAAGCGTTCAACAACTTCGTGGAACGTAAGCAGTACGGCTCCGAAAGCATGCTCAAGCGCGCGTTCTACCGCCGCTCCCAGCTTGCACACCAGGTGCTCTCTTTCCCGAACATGAGCTACGGTGGCTACCAGATGGCGCAGTACCTGCCCTACAAGGTGGGTGGTGTGAACTTCGCAAACGGCGTCTATACCTTTGACAAGGGTGATAACGTTCCTCTTGAAAGGTTTGGACACAAGTTCCGGACCCAGATGGACCTCATGGGCGATCATGTATTCCCGCAGCTCATGGTGTTCCTCATCTTTAATGGTCTCCTGGTCCTTGTCTGCGTCTTCGTATGCAAGCGCAACAGGCACCTGGGAATCTTCCTTTCCGTGCTCTATGCGCTCTGTTCGCTTGGCCTGCTTTTCTACATCAACTTTGCCGATGGTACCCGTATGGAAGGCCGCGAACACGACTACTGGGTGTCGGTGATGAACAGGAACGTGGCCGACCTGAATACGATGGGAGCCGGCATTTCGCAGGTCCCTGACCCGAACGAACTTATCGACTTGCGTCAGAAGATTGAACACGGCAAGTACCGCATCGAGATGATGAAGCAGCGCGGTGTTGCTGCCGGAGAAATATCGAAGAAGGAACGCGAAGTCAGCGGCTATGAAAACAGCGCTGCATGGACCAGCTGGAAGAAGATTGAAAACGGCTTCGCCCAGCGCGGCCTCCGAGCCCCGTTCCCGGAGCCGGTCCACATGGAAGTGCGCGAACGTGATTACTTCTATACGCCGGCATTTATCTTCATGAGCATGATGTTTGGCATTGGTGCCGGTATTCTCGTGCTCCTTGCAGCAACGACTGCTACGACTGCCGCCTTCGTTACTCCGATTGCTGCAGCCCTTGCCGTAGTTTCGTTTGCGGTTCCCTGCATTTCGAACTACCAGGAACACGACCGTTCTGGCCTGTGGGTCCCGTGGGATTACGCCTACAACCTGCTGAATAGCTGCCGCCCGAACGCAATCCTCTTTACGAACGGCGACAACGATACCTTCCCGCTGTGGTTTGCGCAGGAAGTGGCCGGTATCCGTAAGGACGTGCGCGTGGTGAACCTCTCGCTCGGCAATACCGACTGGTATATCAAGCAGATGCTCGATAACGAACCTGTGCTCAAGCTCAGCTACAACAAGAAGACTATCGATAGCGACATGGTGCTCGACAATAGTTCTGTCCAGAACCCGAACCATTCTGTTGCAACCTGGGTGGGCAGGGCAAACCGCCTTATGCCGCAACTCAAGAGTCGCATCGAACAGATGGAAGGTCAGGAACTTTCTGCTGCCGATTCCGCGAAACTCCTTACGTTCAAGACGCACTACCAGGTATGGGATGCGTTCGTCGACTGGGCTAAGCGTACTCGCAGCGGCACGATGCTCACGCAGAATAAGCTCGTGATTGACCTTGCGCTGCAGAACATGGACAAGCCGATCGAAATCTCCACGACGGTCGGTACATCGAACTTCATGGGGCTCGAGAAGTACATGGTGCAGGAAGGCCTTGTCTATAATTTGGTGAAGGGCGACCTTAAGCCGAAGCGCAACGCCTTCGATGCGAAGTATGCTGCCGACCTCATCGACAACGTCTACAAGTTCCGTGGCCTGGGCGATGGAACTGCCTACATCAACGACGAGACGTCGCGCCTGCTTTCGAGCTATGTCTCGCTGTACCTGCAGATTTCGTTCGATGCCCGCGAGAAGATTGCGGACCTTCGCATGAGCAAGCCGTTTACCGCAGAAAAGAAGGCTCAGGCCGACAGCCTCTGCGCATCCGCAATCAAGTACCTCGACCTCGGCAAGAAGCAGTTCACCGACGAATGGCGCGTCTACTGGGCGGCAGCATTCGTCTACGATATTGTGGGCGAGAAGCAGAAGGCTCTTGACTATCTTGACGAAGGCCTGAAGAATGTTCCTGAATACGACGAGGGTGGCCGTGGCAGGCTCCTGATGAGCGTGGAACAGATCAAGAACAGCCCCGAAAAGCCGATGGTTATCGAAGAGGAAACCAAGCCCGCGGAACCCGTGGATTCGGCTACGTCCGATTCCGCACCGGTTGTTGCCGCCGCCAACTAGCCTAGAGGTGTCGTGATGGATTTAAGCATGGTCATTCCGGTCAAGGAAGAAAGCGAAAACCTTCCGGAGTTGCTGAAAGAAATCGTCGCTGCCATGGAGCCTACGGGCTTCACGTACGAGGTTATCGCCATCGACGACGGCAGCCGCGACAACACGTGGGAAGTTCTCGAGAACCTCTCGCACGAATACCCCTTCCTGAAAGGATTCCGCTTCCAGTTCAACTGTGGCAAGGCTGACGCGCTCGCCTTCGGCTTCTCGAAGGCGACGGGGCGCTATGTGGCGACCCTCGATGGCGACCTGCAGGATGACCCGCTCGAAATCCCGAAGATGATCAAGATCTTGGAAGACGGTTACGACTTGGTCTCGGGCTGGAAGGTCCGCCGCCTGGATCCCTGGCACAAGACGCTCCCTTCCAAGCTGTTCAACCTGACCGTTTCTGCCGTGTGCGGCAAGCGCCTGCACGATTTCAACTGCGGCATCAAGGCGTACCGGCATTCCGTGGTGCGCTATATTGAACTTTACGGTGACTACCACCGCTTTATCCCCGTGATGGCCAAGTGGCAGGGTTTCCGCATTACCGAGATGCCCGTCGCTCACCGTGCCCGCGTTCATGGGGTTTCCAAGTACGGCATTTCGCGTCTCGTTTCCGGGTTTCTCGACCTGGTCTCGCTCATGTTCATGCGCAGCTTCTCGACCAAGCCCCTGCATTTCTTTGGCCTTATCGGGCTCGTGTTCATGGTGCTTGGCCTAGGCGTATGTGGCTACTTTGGTTACGAGTGGTTCCAGACGGGAGCCATGCATGTGCGTCCGCTCCTGTTGGCGGGCGGGTTCTCGCTGGTGATGAGTGTGCAGTTCTTCTCGCTGGGCCTGCTTGCCGAGATGCTCAACGGGCGCAAACGACGGATTTATCCTATTGCCGAAACTTTTGGCGAGTGAGTTTTGTAGATTATTGCGAGTCGGAGTATAGTTATGGTGTTTCCTAAGAGTCTTGTTATCATTCCCACCTACAATGAGAAGGAAAATATCCTCCTCATTATGTCGGCTATTTTGGAGCAGAACGACTGCCTCGAGATTCTCGTGGTCGATGATGGTAGCCCCGACGGTACGGGCGACCTGGTAGAAGCGGAGTCTACGAAGAATCCGCGAATCCACCTAATCCGCCGAAAGGGGAAAATGGGGCTCGGCTCTGCCTACGTGACGGGTTTCAAGTGGGCGCTTGAACGCGATTATCAGCGCGTGTTCGAGATGGATGCCGACTTTAGCCATAGCCCGACGGATTTGAACCGCTTCTTGGAAACCGCCGAAAATGCGGACCTCGTACTCGGTAGCCGTTACCAGGATCACCGCATTAGCGTAGTGAACTGGGACTTGCGCCGCCTTATCCTGAGTTACGGAGCAAACGTCTACACCCGTATTGTGACGGGACTGCCGATTAGCGATGCTACCGGCGGCTTCAAGTGTTTCCGTCGTGAGGCCCTGCAGGCGCTGAACCTCGACAAGATGAAGAGCGATGGCTATTGCTTCCAGATCGAGACGACCTTCAAGATCTGGAAGAAGGGACTCCGCGTGAAGGAAATCCCCATCGTGTTTACCGACCGTACCCGCGGAACCTCGAAGATGAGCGGCGGAATCATTTCCGAAGCGTTCTTCCTGGTGCTCAAGCTTCGTCTCGGACTCGCGTAACGCTCATGTATTCCTGTTCCGTCATCATCGTTGCCTATAATTCCTGCGACTTCATTCCGGCTTGCTTAAAGTCGGTGCGCGATGCGTGCGCCGATATCGATGCCGAAATCATCGTGTTGGACAACGGATCGAAGGAACCTATTCTTCCCGAGATAAAGAAATTCTTCCCGGAAGTCATCTGGATTGACTCCAAGGAAAACCTCGGCTTTGGTAAGGGGTGCAATCTTGCCGAAAAGCGGGCGACGAAACCGTACCTGTTCTTTATCAACCCCGACACCATTGTGTCGCGCGATTCCTTTACCAAGGTGCTCGACTTTATGGAGGTACACCCGGAATCGGGCACTGTGGGTTGTCGCATTCTGAACGAAGACGGCTCGCTCCAGTGGGCATGCCGAAGGTCTTTCCCGACGATTGTTTCGGCTGTGTCCAAGACCATCGGGCTTGCGGCGCTTTTCCCGAAGAACAAACTGCTTGCAAGCTACAACATGACGTACGCCGACCCGGATGAAGTGACCGAGGTGGACGCCATCAGTGGATCGTTCTTCGGTATCCGTCGCGATGTCTACGAAAAGCTGAATGGCTTTGACGAAGACTTTTTCATGTACGGTGAAGACCTCGACCTCTGTTTCCGTACGAAGCAGATGGGGCTCAAGAATTATTACACCCCGTCTACCAATATCCTGCATTTCAAGGGCCAGAGCTGCCGTACCCGCCGCTGGGATTCCTACCTGGATTTCTACAAGGCAATGCTCATCTTTGTGAAGAAGCACAAGGATCTTTACTTTGTCCCGAATTTCCTCGTGTCCTTCGGTATCATGTTCGCGGCTTTTGTGGGCATGTTCTCGCGCCTGATTCCGAAGTTCTGGAAGATGTTCCTGGATTTTGGCGTGATGGCGCTGTGGGCGTTTACGTTCCTGAACTATGGGAGTATTCGGTCGTATGCGTGTTTCCAGGATCCAAGCTGCCTTGAAAGTGGATGTGCCGCGACGGATACGGTTATTAAGCATTCCATTATGGATTTTGCCCAGTTCGAAG is part of the Fibrobacter sp. UWR2 genome and harbors:
- the nusB gene encoding transcription antitermination factor NusB, with translation MQKSFRPARVFAMQLLYAMEITGQTVGEALPGVLEGQPIDDEQKKYGMKLVDLVLAHRAELDEEIKTATVHWEIERMACLDRIVIRIAMVELLYITETPIKVVLSEAIQISGKFSTEDSGSFVNGLLTGFMQKRNIVVGSTKGGKKND
- a CDS encoding DUF2723 domain-containing protein; protein product: MIKEKWMKHIFAGITGLVALIVYSLTMAPTVSFWDCGEFVACANTLGIPHPPGTPFFVFFARAVIVILPFVGEIAKRVNYISVFSSAATVYITALFAWEFLATVLKTDALAEKISGKVRNIVLATSALVAGFLLTFSDTFWFNAVEAEVYGLAMFILMLISYLGLVWYNKREDSSSDRILIFICYIAFLGVGAHLYTMLTVPAVFVLMLVAQPKKIFERLPIWITGTLLCSVIYMVSAFIEISLVCLVVLAIFTVVKPFSPKMNHAVKLSLAFAFFALIGYSTHLYIPIRSELNPIIDENDPEINIRDDEGNLQLGNLFKSGNWEAFNNFVERKQYGSESMLKRAFYRRSQLAHQVLSFPNMSYGGYQMAQYLPYKVGGVNFANGVYTFDKGDNVPLERFGHKFRTQMDLMGDHVFPQLMVFLIFNGLLVLVCVFVCKRNRHLGIFLSVLYALCSLGLLFYINFADGTRMEGREHDYWVSVMNRNVADLNTMGAGISQVPDPNELIDLRQKIEHGKYRIEMMKQRGVAAGEISKKEREVSGYENSAAWTSWKKIENGFAQRGLRAPFPEPVHMEVRERDYFYTPAFIFMSMMFGIGAGILVLLAATTATTAAFVTPIAAALAVVSFAVPCISNYQEHDRSGLWVPWDYAYNLLNSCRPNAILFTNGDNDTFPLWFAQEVAGIRKDVRVVNLSLGNTDWYIKQMLDNEPVLKLSYNKKTIDSDMVLDNSSVQNPNHSVATWVGRANRLMPQLKSRIEQMEGQELSAADSAKLLTFKTHYQVWDAFVDWAKRTRSGTMLTQNKLVIDLALQNMDKPIEISTTVGTSNFMGLEKYMVQEGLVYNLVKGDLKPKRNAFDAKYAADLIDNVYKFRGLGDGTAYINDETSRLLSSYVSLYLQISFDAREKIADLRMSKPFTAEKKAQADSLCASAIKYLDLGKKQFTDEWRVYWAAAFVYDIVGEKQKALDYLDEGLKNVPEYDEGGRGRLLMSVEQIKNSPEKPMVIEEETKPAEPVDSATSDSAPVVAAAN
- a CDS encoding polyprenol monophosphomannose synthase; this translates as MVFPKSLVIIPTYNEKENILLIMSAILEQNDCLEILVVDDGSPDGTGDLVEAESTKNPRIHLIRRKGKMGLGSAYVTGFKWALERDYQRVFEMDADFSHSPTDLNRFLETAENADLVLGSRYQDHRISVVNWDLRRLILSYGANVYTRIVTGLPISDATGGFKCFRREALQALNLDKMKSDGYCFQIETTFKIWKKGLRVKEIPIVFTDRTRGTSKMSGGIISEAFFLVLKLRLGLA
- a CDS encoding glycosyltransferase family 2 protein, yielding MYSCSVIIVAYNSCDFIPACLKSVRDACADIDAEIIVLDNGSKEPILPEIKKFFPEVIWIDSKENLGFGKGCNLAEKRATKPYLFFINPDTIVSRDSFTKVLDFMEVHPESGTVGCRILNEDGSLQWACRRSFPTIVSAVSKTIGLAALFPKNKLLASYNMTYADPDEVTEVDAISGSFFGIRRDVYEKLNGFDEDFFMYGEDLDLCFRTKQMGLKNYYTPSTNILHFKGQSCRTRRWDSYLDFYKAMLIFVKKHKDLYFVPNFLVSFGIMFAAFVGMFSRLIPKFWKMFLDFGVMALWAFTFLNYGSIRSYACFQDPSCLESGCAATDTVIKHSIMDFAQFEDWWLVGIVAVINFVFLMFRGEYTESSLKGEKFLRYLVPLNLLAVGGYVAFRYFTQVPVIEGDLNSLPYDSYGITVFVCSSLFIPLALFAWRRVAFWINYFYRIFAKKRHRSILLGGREDSLSNWFDSYNVIPGIEILGCVSGEPEKLSEENRKHLLGPLSDMESICARTGCRELLVVSNFSGYREDFDIKWLDKLGLKVYLLIGNGKNGNFALVDLKYLR
- a CDS encoding glycosyltransferase family 2 protein, whose product is MDLSMVIPVKEESENLPELLKEIVAAMEPTGFTYEVIAIDDGSRDNTWEVLENLSHEYPFLKGFRFQFNCGKADALAFGFSKATGRYVATLDGDLQDDPLEIPKMIKILEDGYDLVSGWKVRRLDPWHKTLPSKLFNLTVSAVCGKRLHDFNCGIKAYRHSVVRYIELYGDYHRFIPVMAKWQGFRITEMPVAHRARVHGVSKYGISRLVSGFLDLVSLMFMRSFSTKPLHFFGLIGLVFMVLGLGVCGYFGYEWFQTGAMHVRPLLLAGGFSLVMSVQFFSLGLLAEMLNGRKRRIYPIAETFGE
- the ribH gene encoding 6,7-dimethyl-8-ribityllumazine synthase encodes the protein MAKEIKNSLNGSGLKIAIAVARFNEVVTDKLLEGALRQLELLGVADKDVTVVRVPGAFELPGVCRRLADSKKYNAVMAIGAVIRGETSHYDVVVNASTGGVASIAAEGKLPVILGILTTDTVDQAMNRAGLKAGNLGANWASTAVEMANLYKSI